A DNA window from Litorivicinus lipolyticus contains the following coding sequences:
- a CDS encoding ABC transporter ATP-binding protein encodes MAAELLCVENLSVAFATEAGRAEVLDGVSFSIGAGETLGIVGESGCGKSVTSLAIMRLLPQPSGQITGGDIRLDGDSLVTRPARAMHAIRGPRIGMIFQDAMTALNPVKRIRVQLAESLSLHGQGHNKRDIQARSIALLEDVGIPEPALRLDDYPHQLSGGMRQRVMIAIALAGDPDLLIADEPTTALDVTVQAQILSLIQSIQAKRNMAVIFITHDLGVVAQVCQRVAVMYAGRIVESAAATELFADPKHPYTQGLLHSIPRLDREPLTALPTIEGLVPSALDMPPGCRFAPRCARAIARCHAQVPTTQQRGTRQLMCHEASL; translated from the coding sequence TTGGCGGCTGAATTACTGTGCGTTGAAAACCTCAGTGTGGCCTTTGCCACCGAAGCCGGCCGCGCCGAGGTCTTGGACGGCGTGTCATTTTCCATCGGCGCCGGCGAGACCCTCGGCATTGTTGGCGAATCAGGCTGCGGTAAAAGCGTTACCAGCCTAGCGATCATGCGACTGCTGCCACAGCCCAGTGGACAGATCACCGGCGGCGACATTCGCCTCGATGGGGACAGCCTAGTCACGCGCCCCGCCCGCGCAATGCATGCCATACGCGGCCCGCGCATTGGCATGATATTTCAAGACGCGATGACGGCGCTTAATCCGGTCAAACGTATTCGGGTGCAGCTGGCGGAAAGCCTCTCGCTGCATGGCCAGGGCCATAACAAACGCGACATTCAAGCGCGCAGTATCGCCCTGTTGGAAGACGTCGGAATCCCAGAGCCGGCATTGCGCCTAGACGACTACCCGCACCAGCTATCCGGCGGCATGCGTCAACGTGTGATGATTGCGATTGCGCTGGCCGGCGACCCGGACCTGCTGATCGCCGACGAACCGACCACGGCACTGGATGTAACCGTTCAGGCCCAGATTCTGAGCCTGATTCAGTCGATTCAAGCCAAACGCAACATGGCCGTCATTTTTATTACCCACGATTTAGGGGTGGTCGCCCAAGTGTGCCAGCGCGTCGCCGTTATGTACGCCGGCCGAATCGTCGAATCGGCGGCGGCGACTGAGCTGTTTGCCGACCCCAAGCACCCCTATACCCAGGGGTTATTGCACAGCATCCCACGCTTGGATCGGGAGCCACTAACGGCGCTGCCGACGATTGAGGGGCTGGTGCCTTCGGCGCTGGATATGCCGCCTGGATGCCGCTTCGCACCGCGCTGTGCGCGCGCCATTGCCCGCTGCCACGCACAGGTGCCGACGACCCAGCAACGTGGTACACGTCAGTTAATGTGCCACGAGGCCAGCCTATGA
- a CDS encoding ABC transporter ATP-binding protein gives MSLLRITDLAKRYPVKGGVLRRTIGQVHAVDGVSFSLEAGETLGIVGESGCGKSTLGKTLLQLTSVSGGQIEFKGEDITARSRQQLLPFRRQAQMVFQDAYEALNARHNVARILAEPFEIHGISGPHDERVLALLSRVGLGRDAMGRYPHEFSGGQRQRIGIARAIALEPELLVCDEPVSALDVSVQSQIMNLLMDLQRERRLGILFIAHDLAVVKHLSHRIAVMYLGRIVEIGPAQTLFKSPKHPYTRALIDAIPVVDPAQQRPLKPLEGDVPSPINRPPGCAFASRCPYVIDDCRAARPVLEGLHHQVACIRADQLNLS, from the coding sequence ATGAGCCTGCTACGTATTACTGATTTGGCCAAGCGTTACCCAGTCAAAGGCGGCGTGCTGCGGCGAACGATTGGCCAGGTCCACGCGGTCGACGGGGTGTCGTTTTCGCTCGAAGCCGGCGAGACCCTCGGCATCGTTGGTGAATCCGGCTGTGGTAAGTCAACTCTGGGCAAAACCCTGTTGCAGTTAACCTCGGTGTCGGGCGGCCAAATTGAGTTCAAGGGCGAGGACATCACTGCCCGTTCGCGGCAACAGCTGTTGCCGTTTCGCCGCCAGGCACAGATGGTATTTCAAGATGCCTACGAAGCCCTCAATGCGCGTCACAACGTCGCCCGAATTTTAGCCGAGCCGTTCGAAATCCATGGCATTTCCGGGCCGCATGACGAACGCGTGCTGGCGCTGCTGAGTCGAGTCGGCTTGGGTCGCGACGCCATGGGGCGTTACCCACATGAATTTTCCGGCGGGCAGCGTCAACGCATCGGTATCGCGCGGGCAATCGCGCTGGAGCCGGAGCTGTTGGTGTGTGACGAGCCGGTCAGTGCGCTGGATGTCAGCGTGCAATCGCAAATCATGAACCTGTTGATGGACCTGCAACGTGAGCGCCGCCTGGGCATATTGTTCATTGCGCACGATTTGGCCGTGGTCAAACACCTATCGCATCGTATTGCAGTTATGTACCTGGGGCGGATTGTTGAAATTGGACCGGCGCAGACGCTGTTCAAGTCGCCCAAACACCCCTATACCCGAGCCTTAATCGACGCAATTCCGGTGGTCGATCCAGCTCAACAACGTCCGCTGAAACCGCTTGAAGGTGACGTCCCCAGCCCCATCAACCGACCACCTGGCTGTGCCTTCGCGTCGCGCTGCCCTTATGTTATCGACGACTGCCGCGCCGCGCGCCCGGTACTAGAAGGTCTGCATCATCAGGTCGCCTGTATCCGCGCCGACCAGCTCAACCTGTCTTAG
- a CDS encoding class I SAM-dependent methyltransferase codes for MSPDFSDSAALGLFRWFQTPAGQALLADERLAIDPCLRALFAPLTVQISGAGSLLTQSKSAHRIWVVARESLGDRDTPALVARPSELPLASDSVDVVVLHHTLDVTRHPHSVLREAIRVLRPGGTVLIIGFDPLGPLRWSKAPLGRRVWPALGISSKRLSDWLGLLNCPPQRVERLGYPDVAGWLAKRQWWGNTCTLVVARKQRVIPPRALRQRLRGRLAQIKPQAASAKTG; via the coding sequence ATGAGTCCCGACTTTTCCGATAGCGCCGCGCTCGGCTTGTTCCGCTGGTTCCAGACCCCTGCCGGCCAAGCCCTGTTGGCTGATGAACGTCTGGCGATTGACCCCTGTTTGCGCGCGTTGTTTGCGCCGTTGACGGTCCAGATCAGCGGCGCCGGTTCGCTGCTGACACAGTCCAAATCGGCGCACCGGATTTGGGTCGTGGCGCGCGAAAGTCTGGGCGATCGGGATACGCCCGCGTTAGTGGCGCGACCCAGCGAATTACCGCTGGCCTCGGACAGCGTCGATGTCGTCGTGCTTCACCACACATTGGACGTGACTCGTCACCCGCACTCGGTGTTGCGCGAAGCGATTCGTGTGTTGCGCCCAGGTGGCACCGTTTTGATTATTGGCTTTGATCCTCTCGGGCCACTGCGCTGGTCCAAGGCGCCACTGGGCCGCCGCGTTTGGCCGGCGTTGGGGATTTCCAGTAAGCGCTTAAGTGATTGGTTGGGGCTGCTCAATTGCCCACCCCAGCGCGTCGAGCGCTTGGGCTATCCGGATGTCGCCGGCTGGTTAGCTAAGCGCCAATGGTGGGGCAATACCTGCACCTTGGTGGTGGCACGCAAACAGCGGGTGATCCCGCCGCGCGCCCTGCGCCAACGCCTGCGTGGTCGTTTGGCCCAGATTAAACCGCAAGCAGCCAGCGCTAAGACAGGTTGA
- a CDS encoding enoyl-ACP reductase FabI has product MGFLSGKRFLVVGVASKLSIASGIAAAMHREGAELAFTYQNEKLKDRVVKFATSWGSNESLCFPCDVASDDEIDAVFTELGKQWDGLDGIIHAVGFAPAWELAGNYVDVTTREGFRIAHDISSFSFVALAKAGKALLDGRNGSLLTLSYLGAERTMPNYNVMGLAKASLEANVRYMAASMGPQGTRVNAISAGPIRTLAASGIGKFRSMLAYNQARSPMKRNVTIDEVGNTAAFLCSDLASGITGQVVYVDNGFSVTAMGNDEADD; this is encoded by the coding sequence ATGGGTTTCTTAAGTGGCAAGCGCTTCTTGGTTGTTGGCGTCGCCAGCAAGCTCTCTATCGCCTCCGGCATTGCAGCGGCAATGCACCGTGAAGGCGCCGAACTGGCATTCACCTACCAGAACGAGAAACTCAAAGACCGCGTGGTCAAGTTCGCCACCAGCTGGGGATCCAATGAGTCCCTGTGCTTTCCGTGTGACGTCGCCAGCGATGACGAAATTGACGCCGTATTTACTGAACTCGGCAAACAGTGGGATGGCCTGGACGGCATCATTCACGCCGTCGGTTTTGCACCCGCGTGGGAATTGGCCGGCAACTACGTAGACGTCACCACCCGCGAAGGCTTCCGAATCGCTCACGACATTAGCTCGTTCAGCTTCGTGGCCCTGGCCAAAGCCGGCAAAGCGTTGCTGGACGGCCGCAACGGGTCGTTGTTGACCCTGAGCTACCTTGGCGCGGAACGGACCATGCCGAACTACAACGTCATGGGCCTGGCCAAAGCCAGCCTCGAAGCCAACGTGCGCTACATGGCCGCCAGCATGGGTCCGCAGGGTACTCGTGTAAACGCGATCAGCGCAGGCCCAATCCGCACATTGGCAGCCTCCGGCATCGGCAAATTCCGCAGCATGTTGGCGTACAACCAAGCGCGCTCGCCGATGAAACGCAACGTCACCATCGACGAAGTCGGCAACACCGCGGCATTCTTGTGCTCGGATTTGGCGTCGGGCATCACCGGTCAGGTGGTCTACGTCGACAACGGATTTAGCGTCACTGCGATGGGCAACGACGAGGCCGACGATTGA
- the gloB gene encoding hydroxyacylglutathione hydrolase: MIEIVRLPAFTDNYLWLIRRGSQAWAVDPGDAAVVASYLSQHDLDLAGILLTHRHADHTGGVADLVEAFPRARVLGSTIGLCGISTPVVDGQVIDIFDRRFEVMHLPGHLDDHVAYYSADPTPLLFCGDVLFMAGCGRNFEGPPGAFYKSLVRIAALPTRTMIYCAHEYTQSNLRFAQHLMPNNQAVNERLQRVNEARAQGEATVPGALEIELHTNPFLRLDDAEIMQSLSLTHSMSPATRFHAVRRAKDNF; the protein is encoded by the coding sequence TTGATCGAGATTGTTCGTCTACCGGCCTTCACTGACAACTACTTGTGGCTGATTCGCCGCGGCAGTCAGGCCTGGGCAGTTGATCCAGGTGACGCCGCCGTGGTGGCGTCTTACCTGTCCCAGCACGACCTCGACTTGGCCGGTATTTTACTGACCCACCGCCATGCCGATCATACCGGCGGTGTCGCCGACTTAGTCGAGGCTTTCCCTCGGGCACGGGTCTTGGGCAGTACCATTGGACTGTGCGGCATCAGCACCCCCGTGGTCGACGGACAGGTCATCGATATTTTTGACCGTCGCTTTGAAGTGATGCACCTGCCGGGTCACCTTGACGATCACGTTGCCTACTACAGCGCCGATCCAACGCCACTGCTGTTTTGCGGCGACGTCTTATTCATGGCCGGTTGCGGGCGCAATTTTGAAGGCCCACCGGGTGCATTTTATAAAAGCCTGGTGCGCATCGCCGCCCTGCCGACTCGGACAATGATCTATTGTGCGCACGAGTACACCCAGAGTAATTTGCGCTTTGCGCAGCATTTGATGCCGAATAATCAGGCCGTCAACGAGAGACTACAACGCGTCAACGAGGCACGCGCACAGGGCGAAGCCACGGTACCTGGGGCACTTGAAATTGAACTGCACACCAATCCGTTCCTCCGACTCGACGATGCTGAAATCATGCAATCGTTATCGTTGACACACAGCATGTCACCCGCCACGCGCTTTCACGCGGTCCGACGGGCGAAGGATAACTTTTAA
- a CDS encoding LysM peptidoglycan-binding domain-containing protein, whose amino-acid sequence MNFLPWSVVITTALLAGCQLNPTRTDNDDSTTLADLLDSSDTLDLPDPQGFYDPFSDPRFAIPAPRITATTAPVPADEPAPSDTPTPAASVWSDLVTRYQLGPLPANIDVQGQWRSAGRNPQLLTDFLGRGRLWMYHIALDIERRGMPGELALLPYVESGFKLTARSYRGAAGPWQLMPATATGLGLTRDRSCDERLDVIRSTDAALDYLETLVARFDGDWLLAIAAYNSGPGRVSKAIKANRSRGLATDFWSLRLPAETRKYIPRLLALAEIVKNPGAFDVTLPALPPRHTFETIELTRAVDLELLARWSDSSVETIRLLNPCFRAYSTPDRVANVVVPLGTADNILSQLASTPADQLATVSDYLVRSGDTLSAIAVRFDTSVADLRNRNGLTSNRIRIGQRLVVGAPAPSAVTGYVVRPGDSLWSIARAYGTTVSALQAINNVGRYLKVGQSISLPAVN is encoded by the coding sequence GTGAATTTTCTGCCTTGGTCGGTCGTGATCACGACCGCGTTGCTGGCTGGCTGCCAACTCAACCCGACACGGACCGATAACGACGACAGCACCACTTTGGCCGACCTGCTCGACAGCAGTGACACCCTTGACCTGCCGGACCCGCAGGGTTTTTACGACCCCTTTAGTGATCCACGATTTGCAATACCCGCACCGCGCATAACTGCGACTACCGCACCCGTGCCGGCCGACGAACCGGCACCGAGCGATACGCCGACGCCGGCAGCCAGCGTGTGGTCCGACTTGGTCACGCGTTACCAGCTAGGTCCACTGCCCGCCAACATCGACGTCCAAGGCCAATGGCGATCGGCCGGCCGCAACCCGCAACTGCTGACGGACTTCCTCGGCCGTGGACGCCTGTGGATGTACCACATCGCCCTCGACATCGAGCGTCGCGGGATGCCGGGCGAGTTGGCCTTACTGCCTTACGTCGAATCTGGATTCAAGCTAACCGCACGCAGCTACCGTGGCGCCGCAGGGCCTTGGCAGTTAATGCCGGCGACGGCCACCGGCTTAGGGCTGACTCGGGATCGCAGCTGCGACGAGCGACTGGATGTCATTCGGTCGACCGACGCGGCGCTGGACTATCTAGAGACCCTGGTCGCCCGTTTCGACGGCGACTGGCTGCTCGCCATTGCCGCGTACAATTCCGGCCCAGGGCGGGTATCCAAGGCGATCAAAGCCAACCGTTCGCGCGGGCTGGCGACCGACTTTTGGTCACTGCGGCTGCCGGCGGAAACACGCAAATACATCCCTCGGCTGCTCGCACTGGCCGAAATCGTCAAGAATCCGGGCGCCTTTGATGTCACGTTACCGGCACTGCCGCCTCGGCATACCTTCGAAACCATTGAGCTGACGCGCGCGGTAGACCTTGAGCTGCTGGCGCGCTGGAGTGACTCCAGCGTTGAAACCATACGTTTGCTGAACCCCTGCTTTCGTGCCTACTCGACGCCGGATCGCGTGGCCAATGTGGTTGTGCCGTTGGGTACGGCCGACAACATTCTGTCACAACTGGCATCGACGCCGGCCGACCAACTGGCGACCGTCAGCGACTACCTGGTTCGATCGGGCGACACCTTGAGCGCGATCGCCGTGCGCTTTGACACCAGCGTCGCTGACCTGCGCAACCGCAACGGTCTGACCTCAAATCGCATTCGAATCGGGCAACGCTTAGTGGTCGGTGCGCCGGCGCCTTCGGCGGTCACGGGCTACGTGGTTAGGCCTGGGGATTCCCTGTGGTCGATTGCGCGCGCCTATGGCACCACGGTCAGCGCCTTGCAGGCCATCAACAATGTCGGTCGCTACCTTAAGGTCGGCCAATCCATTAGCTTGCCGGCGGTTAACTAG
- the nudC gene encoding NAD(+) diphosphatase, with product MFRGDVERDWAPGLAIGTPTWVAFNADRDVWVSDHGPLLASPVPSAATLVGGIGAHCVYAVRHDSIEGPGQWVPIRAALIEAADDAFMAIQAGIQRLEFAEEHRFCGRCGSATENSSSDMGKQCPSCALVAYPRVAPSIIVLVTRGDQALLGRSPRFVEGMYSTLAGFIEAGESAEHAIRREVMEEVGVRVTAPRYFATQSWPFKHSLMMGYFADWESGEITVDGVEIEDAQWFSRDQLPPLPPRASISRALIDTWIAS from the coding sequence GTGTTTCGCGGCGATGTTGAGCGAGATTGGGCGCCCGGCTTGGCCATTGGCACGCCAACTTGGGTTGCTTTTAACGCGGACCGGGACGTGTGGGTTAGCGATCACGGCCCGCTATTAGCCAGCCCAGTGCCGAGCGCTGCCACGTTGGTTGGGGGCATCGGCGCGCATTGCGTATACGCTGTGCGCCACGACTCGATCGAGGGCCCGGGCCAGTGGGTACCGATTCGCGCGGCCTTGATTGAGGCCGCCGACGATGCGTTTATGGCGATTCAGGCTGGTATTCAGCGCCTCGAGTTTGCCGAGGAACACCGTTTTTGCGGGCGCTGCGGCAGCGCGACTGAAAACTCCAGCAGTGACATGGGCAAGCAGTGTCCATCGTGTGCGCTGGTGGCCTATCCGAGAGTGGCGCCGTCAATTATTGTCTTGGTGACGCGAGGTGACCAGGCGCTGTTGGGGCGCTCGCCGCGTTTTGTCGAGGGAATGTATTCAACCTTGGCGGGCTTCATCGAGGCTGGCGAATCGGCCGAGCACGCGATACGCCGTGAGGTGATGGAAGAGGTCGGTGTTCGGGTCACCGCACCGCGCTACTTTGCGACCCAAAGCTGGCCGTTCAAACACTCGTTGATGATGGGGTATTTCGCCGACTGGGAGTCCGGGGAAATCACCGTTGACGGCGTCGAAATCGAAGATGCCCAGTGGTTTAGCCGCGACCAATTGCCGCCGCTACCACCGCGCGCCAGCATCAGTCGAGCATTGATCGACACCTGGATCGCTAGTTAA
- the dnaQ gene encoding DNA polymerase III subunit epsilon — protein MLRQVVLDTETTGIEPELGHRIIEIGCVELVNRRPTGRVFHEYIQPDRDIDQGAYDVHGISNEFLSDKPRFAQIADKFIEFIQGSQLVIHNAAFDVGFMDAEFRRLGPKTPLTADLCFEGKALDSLKMARQKRPGQRNSLDALCKAFGIDNSSRELHGALLDAQLLAEVYLSMTREQNSLLASSGGNTVQVPQAQAIERLGGQRQGCVIAPSADEALAFDALLDTLRAKNDSLGWDA, from the coding sequence GTGCTTAGGCAAGTAGTCTTAGACACCGAGACCACCGGCATTGAGCCGGAGTTGGGCCATCGCATTATCGAAATCGGCTGTGTTGAGCTGGTTAACCGGCGGCCAACCGGGCGCGTTTTTCACGAGTATATCCAGCCCGATCGGGACATTGATCAGGGCGCCTACGACGTCCACGGAATCAGCAACGAATTTCTGTCGGACAAACCGCGCTTCGCCCAGATCGCAGATAAATTCATCGAATTTATCCAGGGTTCGCAATTGGTCATCCATAACGCCGCGTTCGACGTCGGCTTTATGGACGCTGAGTTCCGCCGGCTCGGGCCCAAAACACCGCTGACCGCGGACCTGTGCTTTGAAGGCAAAGCGCTGGATTCGCTGAAGATGGCGCGCCAAAAACGCCCGGGGCAACGTAATTCCCTGGATGCCTTATGCAAAGCCTTTGGCATTGATAACTCAAGTCGTGAGCTGCACGGCGCCTTGCTGGATGCCCAGCTGTTGGCGGAAGTGTACCTATCGATGACGCGCGAGCAGAACTCGTTGTTGGCATCGTCCGGCGGGAATACCGTGCAGGTGCCGCAAGCGCAAGCGATCGAGCGACTGGGCGGCCAGCGACAGGGGTGTGTGATTGCGCCGAGTGCGGACGAAGCGCTCGCGTTTGATGCGCTGTTGGATACGCTGCGCGCCAAAAACGACAGCCTAGGCTGGGACGCCTAG
- the rnhA gene encoding ribonuclease HI: MDKLTIYTDGACKGNPGPGGWGALLLLGEHEKTLYGGEADTTNNRMELTAAIEALKALTRPCDVHLITDSVYMKDGITKWLPNWKKRHWKTASGSPVKNKDLWEALDEAAARHQVHWGWVKGHAGDPGNERADELANLGVEQCLGK, translated from the coding sequence ATGGATAAATTAACGATCTACACGGACGGGGCCTGCAAGGGTAACCCGGGCCCTGGTGGGTGGGGCGCGTTGCTGCTGCTGGGCGAGCATGAGAAAACCCTGTACGGCGGCGAGGCGGACACCACCAACAACCGGATGGAGCTGACCGCGGCGATTGAGGCCTTAAAAGCCCTAACACGCCCGTGTGACGTCCACCTAATTACTGACTCGGTGTACATGAAAGACGGCATTACCAAGTGGCTGCCGAACTGGAAAAAACGGCACTGGAAAACGGCCAGTGGCTCACCGGTTAAAAACAAGGATTTGTGGGAAGCACTGGACGAAGCGGCTGCGCGTCACCAAGTGCATTGGGGCTGGGTCAAGGGTCACGCTGGCGACCCCGGTAATGAACGCGCGGACGAGTTGGCCAACTTAGGAGTTGAACAGTGCTTAGGCAAGTAG
- the sohB gene encoding protease SohB, with the protein MDALIELLSFTLKAAVIAAVVLVIVASASRQRPPSHGQLSVRDLAARWRGYADALAGARGLTRRQRSALRKQAKADAKVERDGVVWVTNFSGDLRASGLGCLRETVSAIIAAADPATDQVCVRLKSPGGGVSDYGLAANEMVRLKNAGLHVTVGVEGVAASGGYMMAVVSDHIIASPFSAVGSIGVVAQVPNFHRALQKADVDVEVMTAGKHKRTLTVFGENTDEGRAKFRQDLEQIHALFKEFVTRFRPSLDLDVVADGGHWFGEDALKLGLVDEIGSVDDYLMACAKKRRILQVEFKRPRNLGARFGQSAALGIREFGKRLGLISHG; encoded by the coding sequence ATGGACGCATTGATTGAACTGCTCAGTTTCACCCTGAAGGCGGCCGTTATTGCGGCCGTCGTGTTAGTGATCGTAGCCAGTGCGTCGCGTCAGCGGCCACCGTCGCACGGTCAACTCAGTGTCCGTGACTTGGCCGCGCGCTGGCGTGGGTATGCTGACGCCTTGGCCGGTGCAAGGGGCCTCACTCGCCGCCAACGTAGCGCGTTACGCAAACAGGCCAAGGCCGATGCCAAGGTTGAACGAGACGGCGTAGTTTGGGTAACCAACTTTTCCGGCGACCTGCGAGCATCCGGCCTGGGCTGCTTGCGCGAAACGGTGAGTGCGATTATTGCGGCGGCTGATCCGGCCACGGACCAGGTGTGTGTGCGCCTCAAAAGCCCCGGCGGCGGTGTCAGCGATTACGGCCTTGCGGCCAACGAGATGGTCCGGTTAAAAAATGCCGGGCTGCATGTGACGGTCGGAGTGGAAGGGGTCGCCGCCAGCGGTGGCTACATGATGGCGGTGGTGTCGGACCATATTATTGCGTCGCCATTTTCCGCGGTCGGCTCAATTGGCGTGGTCGCTCAGGTGCCCAACTTTCACCGTGCGCTGCAAAAAGCGGACGTTGACGTTGAGGTCATGACCGCTGGCAAGCACAAGCGGACACTGACGGTGTTTGGCGAAAACACGGACGAGGGTCGAGCCAAGTTTCGCCAAGACCTGGAGCAAATACACGCTTTGTTCAAAGAGTTCGTCACGCGTTTCCGCCCGTCACTGGACTTGGATGTGGTTGCTGATGGCGGCCACTGGTTCGGCGAAGACGCGCTGAAGCTGGGTTTGGTGGATGAAATCGGTTCGGTTGACGACTACCTGATGGCCTGTGCGAAGAAACGCCGTATTTTGCAGGTCGAGTTTAAACGGCCGCGAAACCTAGGCGCTCGTTTTGGGCAGTCCGCGGCGCTGGGAATACGTGAATTTGGAAAACGCTTGGGTTTGATCAGTCATGGATAA
- a CDS encoding SurA N-terminal domain-containing protein, with protein sequence MLQNIRDNSTGIGAKILVGLIALTFLITGGLSAIQFGGGEPEVAVVNDRPITEREFLRALDQQRRQALQFVSDPALIDESQLRASVMRQLVESTAVLTQAEARGMSFSDGQLDNVLLQTPEFQIDGQFDSNRFDQVIGQLGYSRTGFREWMKTRVIADQLNQGLASSAFAAPATVSAAMLLEGQTRSVRVQGVTAADQVVTATPDQAALEALYEQNLIAWQLPEQLTAEYVLLSRDAQIDLDAVDEADVRDAYDRYVAGLQSNQETRASHILLTGDDSLAKAIAAKARLDAGEAFAAVAGELSDDTLSAEAGGDLGFAAAGTYVPEFESALNALSVGQVSEPVQTQFGHHLIQLTEAREQTADSFESKAVQLRRQLAEQATRLEFESLAEEMANIAFSGDLEEVSELLGVDIMTSDAFSRDAGTGVMSNLGVRIAAFGEEVLERGENSSLLEIDAGVLVLRVVDRVEPRTQTLNEVRDELVRVWSAKARSDAATAAAELLLTQLSGEPLTLGRVASNDLPQPLVNQIFAMPRNSTDVIVLDSGDAWAVELISVAQGEGSDAESMRGFLASQYARQSQAALGNWARENATVER encoded by the coding sequence ATGCTGCAAAATATTCGAGACAACTCAACCGGTATCGGTGCCAAAATTCTAGTTGGCCTGATCGCCCTGACTTTTTTGATCACCGGTGGCCTTAGCGCGATCCAGTTTGGCGGCGGCGAGCCCGAGGTGGCGGTCGTCAATGACCGTCCGATCACGGAACGCGAGTTTTTGCGCGCGCTGGACCAACAGCGCCGCCAAGCGTTGCAGTTCGTCAGCGACCCCGCGTTGATCGACGAATCGCAGCTGCGTGCTAGTGTGATGAGGCAGTTGGTCGAGTCGACCGCGGTGTTGACCCAAGCGGAGGCCCGTGGCATGTCGTTTAGTGACGGCCAGTTGGATAACGTGTTGCTTCAAACGCCGGAGTTTCAAATCGATGGGCAGTTTGATTCCAATCGTTTTGACCAGGTTATCGGCCAGCTGGGGTATTCGCGTACTGGGTTTCGTGAGTGGATGAAGACCCGCGTGATCGCGGATCAGTTAAACCAAGGCTTAGCCAGCAGCGCCTTTGCAGCGCCGGCCACGGTCAGTGCGGCGATGTTGCTTGAAGGTCAGACCCGTAGCGTGCGTGTGCAGGGTGTGACAGCTGCCGACCAGGTGGTTACGGCAACGCCCGACCAGGCCGCATTGGAAGCCTTGTACGAGCAAAACCTGATTGCGTGGCAACTGCCGGAGCAGTTGACGGCCGAGTACGTGTTGCTGTCCCGCGATGCACAGATCGATCTGGACGCGGTTGATGAAGCCGATGTGCGTGACGCCTACGATCGCTATGTGGCCGGACTGCAGTCAAATCAAGAAACCCGGGCTTCGCATATATTGCTGACCGGGGATGACTCGCTGGCCAAGGCCATCGCGGCCAAGGCCCGTTTGGACGCGGGCGAAGCATTCGCTGCGGTTGCCGGTGAACTGTCCGATGACACCTTGAGCGCTGAAGCCGGGGGTGATTTGGGCTTTGCGGCGGCGGGAACCTATGTGCCTGAATTCGAATCAGCACTGAATGCCCTCAGCGTCGGACAGGTGTCGGAACCGGTCCAAACTCAGTTTGGCCATCACCTGATTCAGTTGACCGAGGCACGGGAGCAAACGGCCGACAGTTTTGAGTCCAAAGCGGTGCAGTTGCGCCGACAGTTGGCGGAGCAAGCAACTCGGTTGGAGTTTGAGTCTTTGGCCGAAGAAATGGCGAACATCGCCTTTTCCGGTGATTTGGAAGAAGTTAGCGAGCTGTTGGGCGTCGATATCATGACCAGCGACGCCTTTTCTCGCGATGCCGGCACCGGTGTCATGTCCAATCTGGGTGTGCGTATCGCCGCCTTTGGCGAAGAAGTGCTGGAACGCGGCGAAAATTCATCACTGCTGGAAATCGATGCCGGCGTCTTGGTGTTGCGTGTCGTAGATCGGGTCGAGCCGCGCACACAAACCCTGAATGAGGTGCGTGACGAGCTGGTTCGGGTGTGGTCTGCAAAGGCTCGTTCGGATGCCGCCACTGCCGCCGCCGAATTGTTGCTGACTCAACTGAGCGGTGAGCCGCTGACCCTAGGTCGTGTTGCCAGCAATGACCTGCCGCAGCCGTTGGTCAACCAGATTTTTGCCATGCCCCGTAATAGCACCGACGTGATTGTGCTGGATTCGGGTGATGCCTGGGCCGTCGAGCTGATCTCGGTTGCACAGGGCGAGGGCTCGGACGCCGAATCCATGCGCGGTTTCTTGGCCAGCCAGTACGCTCGCCAGAGTCAGGCGGCACTGGGTAACTGGGCCCGCGAAAATGCGACCGTAGAGCGTTAA
- a CDS encoding HU family DNA-binding protein — protein sequence MNKTELVEAIANGAGLSKADAGKALDATVAAVTDALKGGDQVSLVGFGTFAVKARAARTGRNPQTGKEIQIAASNVPGFKAGKALKDAVN from the coding sequence GTGAATAAAACTGAATTGGTAGAAGCAATCGCAAATGGCGCTGGTTTGAGCAAAGCTGACGCAGGTAAGGCTCTGGACGCAACTGTTGCGGCCGTCACTGACGCGCTGAAAGGCGGCGACCAGGTTTCTTTGGTCGGCTTCGGCACTTTTGCCGTTAAAGCACGTGCAGCACGCACGGGCCGTAACCCGCAGACGGGCAAAGAAATTCAAATCGCCGCATCGAACGTTCCGGGCTTTAAAGCCGGCAAAGCGTTGAAAGACGCGGTAAACTAA